From a region of the Torulaspora globosa chromosome 7, complete sequence genome:
- the LIA1 gene encoding deoxyhypusine monooxygenase (ancestral locus Anc_1.521), whose translation MSTDFERHFQESVDGCSLESLRDILVNKSGNAELANRFRALFNLKCVAEEFEKRPEEARKAVDYISEAFGDSSELLKHEVAYVLGQTKNMHSVTALRKATLDQNQQCMVRHEAAEALGALGDKDSLDVLEEGYKNDPSLAVRETCELAINRIRWQHSDARERENLQQSLYSSIDPAPPLALDKDYKVDELKSILNDTEKPLFERYRAMFRLRDVGTDEAALALATGFDDESALFKHEIAYVFGQMGNKVVVPKLIEVLGRKKEAPMVRHEAAEALGAIASDDVLPVLKSYLNDEVDVVRESAIVALDMYEYENSNELEYAPA comes from the coding sequence ATGTCAACGGATTTCGAAAGACACTTCCAAGAGTCGGTAGACGGCTGCTCGCTGGAGTCGTTGAGAGACATCCTGGTCAATAAATCTGGGAATGCTGAGCTGGCCAACCGGTTCAGAGCGTTGTTTAACCTGAAATGCGTGGCTGAGGAGTTCGAAAAAAGGCCTGAGGAGGCTAGAAAGGCCGTGGATTACATCTCAGAAGCATTCGGCGACTCGAGtgagcttttgaagcacGAAGTGGCGTATGTGCTGGGTCAAACCAAGAACATGCACTCCGTTACTGCGTTGAGAAAGGCTACTTTGGACCAGAACCAGCAATGCATGGTCAGACATGAGGCAGCAGAGGCGCTTGGAGCGCTTGGCGACAAGGACTCTCTGGATGTGTTGGAAGAAGGGTACAAGAACGATCCATCTCTGGCCGTCCGGGAGACCTGCGAGCTGGCCATCAACAGAATCAGGTGGCAGCACAGCGACGCTAGGGAGCGCGAGAACCTGCAGCAATCCTTGTATTCCAGCATAGACCCTGCCCCACCGCTGGCGTTGGACAAAGATTACAAAGTGGACGAATTGAAGTCGATCCTGAACGACACTGAGAAGCCGCTGTTCGAGAGATACAGAGCGATGTTCAGATTACGAGACGTGGGCACCGACGAGGCTGCGCTGGCCCTGGCGACCGGTTTCGACGATGAGTCCGCGCTGTTCAAGCACGAGATCGCCTACGTGTTTGGTCAAATGGGCAATAAAGTCGTTGTGCCAAAACTGATCGAAGTGCTTGGACGTAAGAAGGAGGCTCCTATGGTGAGACACGAGGCAGCCGAGGCTCTGGGTGCAATTGCCTCAGACGACGTTCTGCCCGTCCTGAAATCCTACTTGAACGACGAGGTTGACGTCGTCAGAGAGTCCGCCATCGTGGCTCTAGACATGTACGAGTACGAGAACAGCAACGAGCTGGAGTATGCCCCAGCCTGA
- the HAM1 gene encoding nucleoside triphosphate pyrophosphohydrolase HAM1 (ancestral locus Anc_1.520), which translates to MATNEIIFITGNENKLKEVQMILAPDASQTNASFVLVNRALDLDEVQGVDLEEIALHKCKQAAAIVGPGRPVFVEDTALCFDEFNGLPGAYIKWFVKSMGLAKIVKMLEPFENKDAQAVTTIAYADGEGTYHTFQGITRGRIVDSRGPTTFGWDSIFEPLEAQGATYAEMHKKAKNLISQRGRAFAKFKQHLLDQANR; encoded by the coding sequence ATGGCAACCAACgagatcatcttcatcactgGCAATGagaacaagctgaaggaaGTGCAGATGATTCTGGCACCCGATGCGTCCCAAACGAACGCCTCCTTTGTTCTGGTAAACCGAGCATTAGATTTGGACGAGGTCCAGGGCGTCGATCTCGAGGAAATCGCCCTACACAAGTGCAAGCAAGCCGCAGCCATCGTTGGACCAGGCCGCCCCGTGTTCGTGGAGGACACAGCACTATGTTTCGACGAGTTTAACGGACTTCCAGGCGCATATATCAAATGGTTTGTCAAGAGCATGGGACTCGCCAAGATAGTCAAGATGCTCGAGCCCTTCGAGAACAAGGACGCCCAGGCAGTAACAACTATCGCCTACGCCGACGGGGAGGGCACATACCACACCTTCCAGGGCATCACCAGAGGCCGAATCGTCGATTCCAGAGGTCCCACGACGTTTGGCTGGGATTCGATCTTCGAGCCGCTTGAAGCACAGGGCGCAACCTACGCAGAGATGCACAAGAAAGCCAAAAACCTGATCTCCCAGAGAGGCAGGGCGTTCGCCAAGTTCAAGCAGCACCTGCTGGACCAGGCAAACCGCTGA
- the LOS1 gene encoding Ran GTPase-binding protein LOS1 (ancestral locus Anc_1.519) encodes MLDRIKEVVAVANSPVADVVTKKQALEYLDQVKSEAGAPQLFFNLLSDTNSDEITKFFALQALTEVLNAPATAPQQLEFIKSAVMELLRDKVTNDARDPEYVRNKIAEMTTGLFYRMYGETNNNMWGSFFQDIIAILCIECLKKGPAQEFSPIGLDYFNRICGTINSEIADQTFARSREAQLKNNSLKDSMRVQDVEIMTTIWLNSLKSIEPQQQRELAVLTLSCIGSYISWIDVNLVVNDVYISVIYGYLDFTATKIACAQCLCEIISKKMKPFDKLTLLRMLNLTDKVTSIEHDDLEVYEQMARLTNAIALELAKIFETCIASEPTAETEEVAKTADMQIINQEAPLLLKFMEHEYDTVSQQCFPFISQYLAVLKKQFALGGKPGSAVHMNSKRLPLDAAHQDFLASLLAVGFKKMRIDDSSNEDSEDEIDEFNDTVRSKLKVFQDSIAVISPALYLESISNHIQTELAGPDWRDLELAIYQMHNLSESIRNNLFGMSKSEINGSQATMIMSKFMSLLLGSSTVFQMDVPFVQILFFELVVRHYQFLNSDDKNEIALLNIFCSSFGMFNKREKVRLRTWYLFTRLIKITKPKLTVEILSQIIGKISALLSVKVMVNNQEGIEEDATFDSQLYLFEGIGLLIGANSDCNYDIIDEVLTPLFTDLEACISAQTQNPATVLQAHHLLMAIGTLARGVHGGLVPENQVNNSLVNKKLIQRSLVEKFSNIAEVVLVSFSFFSKHESVRDASRFTFARLTPVLNNEIVPYASKLIVLFLDSDLTTVEMNDFLGFLGQMIHMFHTEEGCYQLFDNLLVPVINKVHASMTQIDSEEALETPGWHANGGSNSMTRPGKNVVVTNSFRDKILLKKAYYAFLQSFVHNSVTSLLLSERNRGILSMILEDLLTYMPQEVQETSTIKLALNVLANLVRSFGSGKCTDEKDTHAAEIEKLEGLNEFLITKIVPLVFEIPFKPENKFNIKDGSCRVVACDLSRLLREIYLQSGAAGTAATDNPCLKYMIEVYFPQIQFPSDMGLQFAQALATSDAKSFEKYYVDLIGSLSN; translated from the coding sequence ATGCTCGACAGAATAAAAGAAGTTGTGGCGGTGGCAAATAGCCCTGTGGCTGATGTGGtgaccaagaaacaagcGTTGGAATACCTCGATCAGGTCAAATCGGAAGCTGGCGCCCCAcagctctttttcaatctgttAAGCGATACTAACTCAGACGAAATAACGAAATTTTTTGCATTACAGGCATTGACAGAGGTTCTCAATGCACCAGCTACTGCTCCTCAGCAATTGGAGTTTATCAAGAGCGCAGTGATGGAGTTACTGCGAGATAAAGTTACTAATGACGCGCGAGATCCTGAATACGTGAGAAATAAGATTGCCGAGATGACCACAGGTTTGTTCTACAGAATGTATGGTGAGACCAACAATAACATGTGGGGGAGTTTTTTCCAGGACATCATAGCAATTTTATGTATAGAATGTTTAAAGAAAGGACCAGCCCAAGAATTCTCTCCAATAGGTTTAGATTACTTTAATAGAATCTGTGGAACCATAAACTCAGAGATTGCGGATCAAACGTTTGCCCGATCCAGGGAAGCCCAGTTGAAGAATAACAGTCTGAAAGATTCTATGAGAGTTCAAGATGTGGAAATAATGACGACAATTTGGTTGAACTCATTGAAAAGTATTGAACCACAGCAGCAACGCGAACTTGCTGTACTGACATTATCTTGCATCGGTTCGTATATCTCCTGGATTGATGTTAATTTAGTCGTCAACGATGTCTACATTTCGGTCATTTATGGATATCTGGATTTCACAGCTACAAAAATTGCATGCGCCCAATGCCTATGTGAGATAAtctccaagaagatgaaaccCTTCGATAAGCTGACTTTGCTCAGAATGCTTAATTTAACAGATAAAGTTACGTCAATTGAACACGACGACCTGGAGGTTTACGAACAGATGGCCAGATTGACGAATGCGATTGCGCTGGAACTCGCTAAAATATTTGAAACCTGCATTGCTTCTGAACCTACAGCTGAAACCGAGGAGGTGGCTAAAACTGCAGATATGCAAATAATCAATCAAGAGGCACCATTACTACTGAAATTCATGGAGCATGAGTACGATACTGTGTCCCAACAATGCTTTCCCTTCATATCACAATATCTGGCcgtgttgaagaaacaattTGCATTGGGCGGTAAGCCCGGATCCGCAGTGCATATGAACTCCAAAAGACTTCCACTTGATGCTGCACATCAGGACTTTTTGGCTTCACTGCTAGCAGTAGGTTTTAAGAAAATGAGAATAGATGATTCCAGCAATGAGGATTCTGAGGATGAGATTGATGAGTTTAACGACACAGTAAGGTCGAAGTTAAAGGTCTTCCAAGATAGCATCGCTGTCATTAGTCCTGCGCTTTATCTGGAAAGCATCTCCAACCACATTCAAACCGAATTGGCTGGCCCTGATTGGAGAGACTTAGAACTTGCTATCTACCAAATGCATAACCTGAGCGAAAGCATACGAAATAATTTATTTGGTATGAGCAAATCAGAGATTAACGGGTCTCAAGCCACTATGATTATGTCAAAATTCATGAGTCTTTTACTAGGGAGTTCCACCGTTTTTCAAATGGATGTTCCTTTTGTGCAGATACTCTTCTTTGAGTTGGTTGTCAGACACTACCAGTTTCTGAATTCGGATGACAAGAATGAAATTGCATTACTGAACATTTTTTGCAGTTCTTTTGGAATGTTCAACAAGAGGGAGAAAGTCCGCTTAAGGACTTGGTATCTATTCACAAGACTCATTAAGATCACAAAGCCAAAGTTGACGGTCGAAATATTATCACAAATTATTGGCAAGATCTCCGCCCTATTAAGCGTGAAAGTCATGGTTAACAACCAAGAGGGCATAGAGGAAGATGCAACGTTCGACAGTCAGCTATACCTTTTTGAAGGCATAGGCCTGCTAATTGGTGCAAATTCGGACTGCAACTACGACATAATTGACGAAGTTTTGACGCCTCTATTTACGGACTTAGAGGCATGTATTTCGGCCCAAACCCAAAATCCTGCAACAGTTTTGCAGGCGCATCATCTTTTGATGGCAATCGGTACGCTAGCAAGAGGTGTCCACGGCGGCCTTGTGCCAGAGAACCAGGTCAATAACTCACTTGTTAATAAAAAACTCATACAACGGTCGCTGGTGGAAAAATTCTCAAACATTGCAGAGGTTGTCCTGGTATCATTTTCGTTCTTCAGTAAGCATGAGAGTGTCAGAGATGCCTCAAGATTTACGTTTGCTCGCTTGACACCGGTTTTAAACAATGAGATTGTTCCGTACGCTAGCAAACTGATTGTACTGTTTTTGGACTCAGACTTAACGACAGTAGAGATGAACGATTTTCTGGGATTTCTGGGGCAAATGATTCACATGTTCCATACAGAGGAGGGTTGTTACCAACTATTTGATAATCTGCTCGTGCCAGTTATAAATAAAGTGCATGCTAGCATGACTCAGATTGATAGTGAAGAAGCACTTGAGACTCCCGGATGGCATGCCAACGGTGGAAGCAACTCGATGACTCGCCCTGGTAAAAACGTGGTCGTGACAAATTCGTTTAGGGACAAAATATTACTAAAGAAGGCCTACTACGCTTTTTTGCAATCTTTTGTGCACAACTCAGTCACCTCTCTGCTGCTCAGTGAAAGAAACAGGGGAATCTTATCCATGATCCTCGAAGATCTATTAACATACATGCCTCAAGAAGTGCAGGAGACATCCACTATCAAGCTAGCCCTCAACGTTCTCGCCAACCTGGTCAGAAGTTTTGGGTCTGGGAAATGCACAGACGAAAAAGACACGCATGCAGCCGAGATCGAAAAGCTCGAGGGCCTCAATGAGTTTCTTATCACCAAGATTGTGCCGCTCGTCTTTGAGATTCCCTTCAAGCCTGAGAACAAGTTCAACATCAAAGATGGGAGCTGCCGAGTAGTAGCATGCGATCTATCGAGACTCCTGAGAGAGATATATTTGCAGAGCGGTGCTGCTGGCACCGCTGCCACCGATAATCCCTGTTTGAAGTACATGATTGAAGTCTATTTTCCGCAGATCCAGTTTCCTTCTGACATGGGCCTGCAATTTGCCCAGGCGCTGGCTACCTCGGATGCAAAATCCTTCGAAAAGTATTACGTCGACCTCATAGGTTCGCTCTCAAATTGA
- the EAP1 gene encoding Eap1p (ancestral locus Anc_1.518), with protein MNTDSLTRNTLNDPMVLSVEQSNEALPPLSSAKADSITNFFERLNQSMKSVDLGGTPQVRDNNAPQLPQYTADYKPKDCINKKHVYSINELLSISKQIPEGACEEIVNSLPKKKFWRLNRRYSDHGNHSKGLGHRNGRNAGVNSRPISNEEGVFERRNSKSKATRPKRGNKHGKNDKNGFLLEEKDIAVNNEDLLALEGEFEPTGNSMADFETWKAKMKEMELKKKGLIGNDTVRTDPVPEVSMTSSSISDFLKLNTKKAESTTSTSNGPNDANPGSDQVGIQKREGAMESLAGTSSRFSSFFNNSASSVSLPSKPAEVSKEHSVDNSESTSSVSSGSRLMSFFNKDQERREQTPVYPNEQSKFMPPPPGLARQDEVKGQHTLPAQFPMAPMQGARPQQSQTNNAFFQGLLNKGKISESLVSAPPGVPVSNNAPHLLSQGQRLGQAPPRNVGVPPGFCIGMPPPGFGPPIQGGSIHGPSRLPMMTNVPKESGSPDSTIKKKNPQQQPLAQRQVPMQPGMYHQFVPGMAPPGFPLMQGMPQGFNPNMFPPSNGIMPSNGQQFFPQPPLPPPQAAVPSYSSFPNQPNAAQEGKTK; from the coding sequence ATGAATACAGATAGTCTAACAAGGAACACTTTAAACGATCCCATGGTACTATCAGTGGAGCAGAGTAACGAAGCTCTACCGCCTCTTTCAAGTGCAAAGGCAGACTCCATAACGAATTTTTTTGAGCGGTTGAATCAGAGTATGAAATCGGTTGATCTAGGAGGCACCCCGCAAGTACGGGACAACAACGCTCCACAACTGCCTCAGTATACGGCAGATTACAAACCAAAAGATTGCATCAATAAGAAGCATGTCTACAGCATCAATGAGCTTTTATCAATTTCCAAGCAAATACCCGAAGGAGCATGTGAAGAGATTGTCAATTCCTtaccgaagaagaagttctggaGACTAAATCGCCGATACTCTGACCATGGAAACCATAGTAAAGGTCTGGGACACAGGAACGGCAGAAACGCAGGAGTGAACTCGAGGCCCATATCGAACGAGGAGGGCGTATTTGAGAGGAGGAACAGCAAGAGTAAGGCTACAAGACCAAAGAGGGGCAACAAGCACGGCAAGAATGACAAAAATGGGTTCTTattggaagagaaagatatTGCAGTAAATAATGAGGATTTATTGGCGTTAGAGGGGGAGTTTGAGCCCACCGGCAACTCCATGGCGGATTTTGAAACATGGAAggcaaagatgaaggaaaTGGAACTCAAAAAGAAAGGATTGATTGGTAATGATACAGTTAGGACGGATCCAGTCCCAGAAGTCTCGATGACATCAAGCTCAATATCGGACTTCCTTAAGTTAAACACCAAGAAGGCTGAATCGACGACCAGCACGTCTAATGGTCCAAACGATGCCAATCCTGGGTCCGACCAAGTTGGAATCCAAAAGCGAGAAGGTGCAATGGAATCATTAGCAGGCACGTCCTCAAgattttcatcatttttcaataactCAGCTTCTAGCGTATCATTACCATCTAAACCAGCTGAAGTGTCTAAAGAACACAGCGTGGATAATTCTGAGTCAACTTCAAGTGTTTCTAGCGGTTCTAGACTAATGTCGTTTTTCAACAAAGATCAGGAGCGCCGGGAGCAGACTCCTGTATATCCTAACGAACAGTCTAAATTTATGCCACCGCCACCTGGGCTCGCTCGTCAAGATGAGGTCAAAGGACAGCATACTCTACCAGCACAGTTTCCTATGGCGCCTATGCAGGGGGCCCGCCCACAACAATCTCAAACTAACAACGCTTTCTTTCAGGGTTTGTTAAACAAGGGGAAGATAAGCGAATCCCTTGTATCAGCTCCCCCTGGGGTACCTGTATCTAATAATGCGCCCCACCTTTTAAGCCAAGGCCAGCGGCTCGGACAAGCTCCACCACGGAATGTCGGCGTACCGCCCGGCTTCTGCATCGGAATGCCACCACCAGGATTTGGACCACCAATACAAGGAGGATCTATTCATGGGCCTAGCAGGTTACCTATGATGACAAATGTTCCAAAAGAGAGCGGATCTCCTGACTCCACAATTAAGAAGAAAAACCCTCAGCAACAACCATTAGCACAGCGACAGGTGCCTATGCAGCCTGGAATGTACCATCAATTTGTACCAGGAATGGCTCCCCCCGGGTTCCCTCTGATGCAGGGCATGCCGCAGGGTTTCAATCCTAACATGTTTCCTCCTTCCAATGGGATCATGCCATCCAATGGTCAGCAGTTCTTCCCACAGCCTCCTCTACCGCCTCCTCAGGCTGCAGTTCCATCCTACAGCTCATTTCCCAATCAGCCTAACGCAGCTCAAGAAGGCAAAACAAAGTAG